One window of the Candidatus Methylomirabilota bacterium genome contains the following:
- the urtB gene encoding urea ABC transporter permease subunit UrtB, producing the protein MIIRLLLALALLPGLTAPAAAQGAASGPPPETVKAIAEVASSDAAVQEAAAVALGKTGDRKILPLLEALREGSVYVRPLPGGKKETVIVGDKVNEGDKTLVPIFSAYGREPMLAPDGKPLLVELTTLEEVSTGRSLRMAIRPLIDAFSGQSQLADPDWTVRQGAAVKMGNAGDPGALPALAEALAKEKDRWVRYALQEAIALVQLKSGSEVERTRAAATLGTLGSQDAIDRLRDVAKDTAASDQLRGAADDAVKRIERWALLTQTMQILFQGLSLSSILLLMALGLAIVFGLMGVINMAHGELMALGAYTTYVTQTWFQDHAAGSLEYYFLVSLPLSFLVAGVAGFALERGVIRFLYGRPLETLLLTWGVSLMIQQGLRLWFGAANVDVLSPKWLSGGIPVMIGVVLPYNRLFIIGLATAAVAAMYFLLFRTDAGLRVRAVTQNRDMAACLGVRSRRVDALTFALGAGLAGLAGCALTQIGNVGPELGQNYIVDSFMVVVTGGVGKLLGTILAAVGIGGLNKIIEPGLGAVFGKVAILVLVILFIQRRPSGLFAAKGRYADS; encoded by the coding sequence GTGATCATTCGCCTGCTGTTGGCGCTCGCGCTGCTGCCGGGGCTCACCGCCCCGGCAGCAGCGCAGGGCGCTGCCTCAGGGCCGCCGCCCGAAACCGTCAAGGCCATCGCCGAGGTCGCCTCGAGCGACGCCGCGGTCCAGGAGGCGGCGGCCGTCGCGCTCGGCAAGACGGGCGACCGCAAGATCCTCCCGCTCCTCGAGGCCCTCCGCGAAGGCAGCGTCTATGTCCGCCCGCTTCCCGGAGGCAAGAAAGAGACGGTGATCGTCGGCGACAAGGTCAATGAAGGCGACAAGACTCTTGTCCCGATCTTCTCCGCCTATGGCCGCGAGCCTATGCTCGCGCCGGATGGCAAACCGCTCCTCGTCGAGCTGACCACGCTCGAGGAGGTCTCCACCGGCCGGAGTCTCCGCATGGCCATCCGGCCCCTCATCGACGCATTCTCCGGGCAATCGCAGCTCGCGGACCCTGACTGGACGGTGCGGCAGGGTGCCGCGGTCAAGATGGGCAATGCGGGTGACCCGGGGGCGCTGCCCGCCCTCGCGGAAGCTCTGGCCAAGGAGAAGGACCGCTGGGTTCGCTACGCCCTCCAGGAGGCCATCGCCCTCGTCCAGCTCAAGTCAGGGTCCGAGGTCGAGCGCACGAGGGCCGCGGCCACCCTCGGCACGCTGGGCAGCCAGGACGCCATCGACCGCCTTCGGGACGTGGCCAAGGACACGGCCGCGTCCGATCAGCTCCGCGGGGCGGCGGACGATGCCGTCAAGCGCATCGAGCGCTGGGCCCTCTTGACCCAGACCATGCAGATCCTCTTCCAGGGCCTGTCCCTCTCCTCCATCCTGCTCCTCATGGCCCTCGGGCTGGCCATCGTGTTCGGGCTCATGGGCGTCATCAACATGGCCCACGGCGAGCTCATGGCCCTGGGCGCCTACACGACCTACGTAACCCAGACCTGGTTCCAGGACCATGCCGCGGGATCCCTCGAGTACTACTTCCTCGTCTCGCTGCCCTTGTCATTCCTCGTGGCGGGCGTGGCCGGCTTCGCGCTGGAGCGCGGCGTCATCCGCTTCCTCTACGGGCGACCGCTCGAGACGCTTCTCTTGACCTGGGGCGTGAGCTTGATGATCCAGCAGGGGCTCCGGCTCTGGTTCGGCGCGGCGAACGTGGACGTGCTCTCGCCCAAGTGGCTTTCCGGCGGCATTCCGGTCATGATTGGCGTCGTGCTGCCCTACAACCGTCTCTTCATCATCGGGCTGGCCACCGCGGCCGTCGCCGCCATGTACTTCTTGCTCTTCCGTACCGACGCCGGACTGCGCGTCCGCGCGGTGACGCAGAATCGGGACATGGCCGCCTGTCTCGGGGTTCGCTCGCGACGCGTGGACGCCCTGACCTTCGCCCTGGGCGCCGGCCTGGCCGGGCTGGCGGGCTGCGCGCTGACCCAGATCGGCAACGTGGGGCCGGAGCTGGGTCAGAACTACATCGTGGATTCGTTCATGGTCGTGGTCACGGGCGGCGTGGGCAAGCTGCTCGGCACCATCCTGGCCGCCGTGGGGATCGGCGGCCTCAACAAGATCATCGAGCCGGGCCTCGGCGCCGTCTTCGGCAAGGTGGCCATCCTGGTCCTCGTGATCCTGTTCATCCAGCGGCGCCCCTCCGGGCTCTTCGCGGCGAAGGGACGCTATGCGGACTCGTGA
- the urtA gene encoding urea ABC transporter substrate-binding protein: MQGFSRRDFLKGTAAAGVGAAAGLGFPAVLRAQGGGTVKVGVLHSLSGTMAISEVSLRDVCMMAFDEINAKGGVMGKKIEPVVVDPASNWDLFAEKAKQLLLQDKVAVVFGCWTSVSRKSVLPVFENNNGLLFYPVQYEGEECSKNVFYTGATPNQQLIPAAEYMMSKEGGGYKKFYLLGTDYVFPRTANKILRAFLLAKGVPADNIAEEYTPFNHQDYQTIVGKIKRFASGGSAAVLSTINGDSNVPFYKEFANQGLRSENAPIMAFSVAEDELRGMDTSALVGHLAAWNYYQVVDTPQNKKFVQAFKAYAKKNNLPGGDKRVTDDPMEAAYFGVYVWKQAAEKAKSFEVDAVRKAVYGQTFLAPGGQIKMDEANHHTYKPVLIGEILKDGQFKVVSRSKGLVRAEPWSKYTSPDKGCDWVKEKGTYQKKA, from the coding sequence ATGCAAGGATTCTCACGCAGGGACTTTCTGAAGGGGACAGCGGCGGCCGGCGTCGGCGCGGCGGCGGGGCTCGGCTTTCCCGCCGTGCTGCGTGCGCAGGGCGGCGGGACTGTCAAGGTAGGCGTGCTCCACTCGCTCTCGGGCACCATGGCCATCAGCGAGGTCTCACTCCGCGACGTGTGCATGATGGCGTTCGACGAGATCAACGCCAAGGGCGGAGTGATGGGGAAGAAGATCGAGCCGGTGGTGGTCGACCCCGCGTCGAACTGGGACCTCTTCGCGGAGAAGGCCAAGCAGCTCCTGCTCCAGGACAAGGTGGCCGTGGTCTTCGGCTGCTGGACGTCCGTGAGCCGCAAGTCCGTGCTGCCCGTGTTCGAGAACAACAACGGCCTGCTCTTCTATCCCGTGCAGTACGAGGGCGAGGAGTGCTCGAAGAACGTCTTCTACACGGGCGCCACGCCCAACCAGCAGCTCATCCCCGCCGCCGAGTACATGATGTCCAAGGAAGGCGGCGGCTACAAGAAGTTCTACCTGCTGGGCACCGACTACGTGTTCCCGCGCACGGCCAACAAGATCCTGCGCGCGTTCCTGCTCGCCAAGGGCGTGCCCGCGGACAATATCGCCGAGGAGTACACGCCGTTCAATCACCAGGACTATCAGACCATCGTGGGCAAGATCAAGCGCTTCGCCTCCGGGGGCAGCGCCGCCGTGCTCTCGACCATCAACGGCGACAGCAACGTCCCCTTCTACAAGGAGTTCGCCAACCAGGGTCTCCGCTCGGAGAACGCGCCCATCATGGCCTTTTCCGTGGCCGAGGACGAGCTGCGCGGCATGGACACCTCCGCCCTCGTCGGCCATCTCGCCGCCTGGAACTATTACCAGGTGGTGGACACGCCGCAGAACAAGAAGTTCGTCCAGGCCTTCAAGGCCTACGCCAAGAAGAACAACCTGCCCGGCGGTGACAAGCGCGTCACCGACGACCCGATGGAAGCCGCCTACTTCGGCGTCTACGTCTGGAAGCAGGCCGCGGAGAAGGCCAAGTCGTTCGAGGTGGACGCGGTCCGCAAGGCCGTCTACGGCCAGACGTTCCTGGCCCCGGGCGGCCAGATCAAGATGGACGAGGCCAACCACCACACCTACAAGCCGGTGCTCATCGGCGAGATCCTCAAGGACGGGCAGTTCAAGGTCGTCTCGCGCTCGAAGGGTCTGGTCAGGGCCGAGCCGTGGAGCAAGTACACGAGCCCGGACAAGGGCTGCGACTGGGTCAAGGAAAAGGGCACGTACCAGAAGAAGGCCTAG
- a CDS encoding ANTAR domain-containing protein translates to MASSLLPQVAMKTTTRWRVLIVDDHAPSRAAVAEAIGAQGGTVVGNGSRVEDAVRLVDKHRPDVLLLAVGLPDGDGVEAARRVMAALPCPIVLLTSHTNPDITAGAVEAGVLGFLVKPLRPEELAPALDVAVSRFRELEAVRKENEALKQKLESRKLVDRAKGILMTRMGLTEPEAFRRIQKTAMDTRKTMAEVAQALLLANTMGPLRTTR, encoded by the coding sequence GTGGCATCCTCCTTGCTGCCTCAGGTCGCCATGAAGACGACTACGCGCTGGAGAGTCCTGATCGTGGATGATCATGCTCCCTCCCGGGCGGCCGTGGCCGAGGCCATCGGCGCCCAGGGGGGCACCGTGGTCGGCAATGGCAGTCGCGTCGAGGACGCCGTGCGCCTCGTCGACAAGCATCGCCCCGACGTCTTGCTGCTCGCTGTCGGCCTGCCCGACGGCGATGGCGTGGAAGCGGCCCGTCGCGTGATGGCGGCCTTGCCGTGTCCGATCGTGCTGCTCACGAGCCACACGAATCCCGATATCACCGCGGGCGCCGTCGAGGCGGGCGTGCTCGGTTTCCTGGTCAAGCCGCTGAGGCCGGAGGAGCTGGCGCCCGCGCTTGACGTCGCCGTCTCGCGCTTCCGTGAGCTGGAAGCGGTACGCAAGGAGAACGAGGCCCTCAAGCAAAAGCTCGAGTCGCGCAAGCTGGTGGACAGGGCCAAAGGCATCCTGATGACACGCATGGGACTGACCGAGCCCGAGGCCTTTCGACGAATCCAGAAGACGGCCATGGATACCCGCAAGACCATGGCCGAGGTCGCTCAGGCTCTCCTCTTGGCCAATACGATGGGGCCGCTCCGCACCACGCGATAG
- a CDS encoding TolC family protein: MVRIVTAVCCLALLGAAGGVRAQERLAALTLEQALRLASETNPNVRAKEFELKAVGANEITAGLRPNPTANFLAEQFAGGSSASQTQYTINIGQPIELGGKRQRRVDSATAQTKVTSHQLADLRRQIDFQVKKTFTDILVARDSVSLAEQNLAALDDLEKVQRLRADKGDLSGLELLRIQVQRYSLERDAADARQALKAGKIALRALVGPDKVVEDFDVTGALDYRQASFTQSELYRRALDARPDVRAAEAARDKARADINLAKANAWWDITPQVEYQRIGPDNTIGFGVGLPVRIFDRNQGEIARTRADALRVDAVRDAVAVQALSEVDTALAAVQTERGKVLALRDTYLPKATQARDTVEFAYRRGGVNLLDYIDAQRTYRETALEYVRALGNYRTAIHLLEAAVGGSLRD; encoded by the coding sequence ATGGTCAGGATTGTCACCGCCGTGTGCTGTCTCGCGCTTCTCGGCGCCGCGGGAGGAGTCCGCGCTCAGGAGCGCCTGGCCGCGCTCACGCTCGAGCAGGCGCTACGGCTGGCCAGCGAGACCAATCCGAACGTGCGCGCCAAGGAATTCGAGCTCAAGGCCGTCGGGGCCAACGAGATCACGGCCGGGCTTAGGCCGAATCCGACCGCGAACTTCCTCGCCGAGCAATTCGCGGGCGGCTCCTCCGCATCCCAGACGCAGTACACCATCAACATTGGTCAGCCCATCGAGCTCGGCGGCAAGCGTCAGCGCCGTGTCGACAGCGCCACCGCTCAGACGAAGGTCACCTCCCACCAGCTCGCCGATCTCAGAAGGCAGATCGACTTCCAGGTCAAGAAAACCTTCACGGACATCCTGGTGGCCCGGGACTCGGTAAGCCTGGCCGAGCAAAACCTGGCGGCCCTCGACGACCTCGAAAAGGTCCAGCGCCTTCGGGCCGACAAGGGGGACCTTTCCGGCCTCGAGCTGCTCAGGATCCAGGTCCAGCGGTACAGCCTGGAGCGGGATGCCGCCGACGCCCGACAGGCGCTGAAAGCAGGCAAGATCGCGCTCCGCGCCCTGGTGGGGCCCGACAAGGTCGTCGAAGACTTCGACGTCACGGGCGCTCTCGACTATCGCCAAGCATCTTTCACCCAGTCCGAGCTCTACCGGCGGGCCCTCGACGCCCGGCCGGACGTCCGGGCGGCCGAGGCGGCTCGCGACAAGGCCAGGGCGGACATCAATCTGGCCAAGGCCAATGCGTGGTGGGACATCACCCCTCAGGTCGAGTACCAGCGCATCGGCCCCGACAACACGATCGGCTTCGGAGTCGGCCTGCCTGTCCGGATTTTCGATCGCAATCAGGGCGAGATCGCCCGCACCCGGGCGGACGCCCTGCGGGTCGACGCCGTGCGGGATGCCGTCGCCGTGCAGGCCCTCTCGGAGGTGGATACCGCTCTCGCCGCCGTCCAGACCGAGCGGGGCAAGGTGCTGGCCCTGCGCGATACCTACTTGCCGAAGGCGACCCAGGCGCGCGACACCGTGGAGTTCGCCTACCGGCGAGGAGGCGTGAACCTGCTCGACTATATCGATGCCCAGCGCACGTATCGGGAAACCGCCCTGGAGTACGTACGTGCGCTGGGCAACTACCGGACGGCCATCCACCTGCTCGAAGCCGCCGTGGGCGGCTCTTTGAGGGACTAG